tgaacataaaaaaactataaaattaaaaattattttaactcaaaaaatttgtaattaaaacgtaaattaaaataaataaaaggtgaCTAGAAATTAAGGCTTTGGTTTTAAATTGCAGCAAAGTTATAAATGGTTAAGCATggaattaaaatatgaaatttagtCAAATAATAAcgccattttaaaaaaaaaatttatttttaatgttaattttaattttatgttaaacatTAATTCTAGTTCAAAATTTACGAAACTTTAATAACCACactttgttaatattatttatttgtttgtattatatttGAGTGAAACAGACAGCGCAGTTAAGTGTATAACTGTATAGTGgcgttatttatgtttttgttttcgaaaataaacaattaaaatatacaacatttttgctttaattttgctTAGTACCTGCTGTGTAGTACACAAATTGcataatttataaaagctgCGGATtgtaatttgaataaatatttgtttttttttttaaacacaatgtTATGATaagtattttataaacaaaaaaataagttttgagttattaaatatagaaataaagtCTACACAAGAGTGTcctgtgaaaaaaataaacaagattttggaaatcattgttttattttataaacattttcattaTTGGTAAAcaatttaggatttttttttaaacagatatgTCAACTAGTAAGCAAAATTTTAAgtacttactttttttattgatggttcttagaaaaaatttttttagtgaaatttttggaaataatcttctgttttcgaattatttttaaatccttcaAAGGTCTCTTGAACAACTAAACGATAAACGCaaaaagttgaagttgaattatATGAAGAAATCAAATATTGACAGAACATTGTTAAATTACTTTCATTCTGTCAAACTTGACACTTGGGAACAAGGAAAAGCAATCTTTACTTATCAATTTCTAAGAATAAAAGAAACATCTAAAAATCTGAGATTTTTCTATAGTAACTTTTATATGCTTTGTAAATTGTATAATTTGAAAGgaagaattatttttactaaattttaaccaaattcaaATCTGAATTTTATTTCGCGAAGACTTGAATAATAAAACATCTCATgttgaaagtaatttaaaatatccgTTTCGTTGTTTACTACATCTATTTctcaacaaattcaaaattatcacGTTTAGTTTTTCTCCTCATTCTTAAATTAACCCAAAGTCTGATGGTAAAAAAGTAGACCAATTCCACCAAACTCAAAATCGACACACCCATAAAAAGACCCAATAATCCCCCACAGTTTGCTATAAACTGTGTTGTGTTATATAATTCAGAACGTCTCAGAGCATTGAAGACAGCTTCCTTAAAATATATTGTCAGCCTCGCTGATCGGATgctaaatagaaaaacaaaattatgtttataaaatgaCTAAAAATTTCTCCAGACTTTTCTTACCCTGGATCCACTGACGAAGCCCTTTGCATGGATTCTGTACTAAGAGCTCTTATAAAATGTGCATAATCAAAGGCAGTCTGATGTTCCATCTCGGCTTTGTATTGAATGCTTATGCAAGATGGCAAACAATTACAATTCTTTGAGTTTTCACTTTGTTGAAATGCATGCGATCCTTCTTCGAAATTTTTCACAAGAAGTCCTCTTTCTACTCTTAAAAGACATTTAATACTCTTGGCTCCACAAACAACGTCAGTAGAATTTCCTTTTCAcacatttcaagaaaaaatgcatacaaaaatatataagtcTCAAACAATTTTAAGGATATCACCATCATAAACATACTTGGCATTGAAAACTTAACACAACCACATTGTTTACGTGTATGATTCGACAGGCATTCATGTTCACAGTTAGCCTGGGTATAGTGTTTAAAGTACCTTAAATATCGTTCATTTTGATAGAAGCACTTTCGCCTGAAGAAAAGTTGAAAGTTAATTATGGTTTTCAAATCTTTACGTGCATTCTACATTTCTGGATCATAATGTCGTAGTCCTTCGGAGGTTCtcataatttttggttttattgataCCGAAACAGCTTGATCAAATGgaatgttcaaaaatgtttttgaaacttgTGGCAACTCCCCCGGAGTATGAAGAATAACTTTGAATCCTTGGACAGGACCTCGACATAATAAATCATCGTCAACCTTCTTATCAGATAACCACAGAAAAAGACTTTCTTTGTTGCCAGATCCTAGCACACGAAATGGAAATGTATTTTGACCTGCTTCTGAATTATAGCCGTTTTCTAGATTCCATTCAATGTTTGGGTTATAGTTATTTTCCGAAAAAACACCATCAACCAAGCTAAAAGtagcaatttttaaatcaactttaaaaaaatttataaaataaggtCAATTTACGCTTCAGGTCGATAAATATCCTTAGGATTTAAACCATTGAAAGTAAAACACAATCCTTCCTCGGttaatgttttataatatttatcacAAACAATACGCGTTTGCCTCCATGTACACGAATACAGAGTTTCTCGTAATCCTGGAGCTGTGTCATCAATAGCACTAATTAATTGTGATACATTTGCAAATAATTTTCCATAGTCCAATTTTCTATACAAACATGTTTGTGATATTGCCTCCCAGTAATATTtcctttacaaaattaaatttattaatttttaattttaaatttgataaaattgtatttcattttattttactcttcttttgtaatttttgtattattattccaATTTAATTTCCAATATATATCCGTGTAATTAAATATATTCACATGAGTTTTAGTTTCTGGACAAATAGTCACCGAAGGAAATGGAATTTCCCAAACGGAtgttaatttttcatcaaaGTGAACAATAACCGGTGTGTTGTAGCGTTTATCCCAGATATTGGTAATGAGATAGCAGcatattaaaattgataaaacaaGAGCACATACCCAAACAAttctataaattcaaaaataaatatattcattACATAACTTTGTTATAGAAAATTCAGTTAGATGTTTTAATTCAATGTGTTGTAgattttaagaattcaaattttgtaaaggtTTTGTAATTGCATATCTTCCCAAATGAATCAAATTttagtgaaaattaaaaatagtattttagaCTTTTAGGGACACACTGGGACCAAATCAGCTTTAAcaataaactaaaatttgaaTCGTTTTTATTGTTGCTAAGGTGCCAATTATgactatcattggttttcatcataatccgggttttgttggaaaatctatcgaTAGTAttgtaggattttacacgaataacaaaaacaatatccgcagtatgaatactactgATAAGAGTTCAAGTAggatcttactacggatgggtttttgacatttatacgagtctcgaatggatcttttgtaattttgatatcaaatgttggtactattgatatttcatttgtatctcgatggctgtgttcgttgagtagttgtgcatttggaatcatgtgttttccattcggcgaaaaatcaatctgttactgttgatattatttagtttgcttaataaaaatggacttaCTGGATActaagataattaagttttgctatgtttccacctaaggtttatctcagtttagatttaataaatctttttggtgtttccaccgcaaaagaagttttaaaaataattaagtttgactgcactttcaaaaatgcaaaagtgagatagtttgatttgtgttaaacattgaagaaccgaatagttcagcaccatataagaatattctACCTACTccattttgccattttttttatttgattgaaacaaaattatattttttgtacacaaaaatgaaactattatgtattatctgtaaaactaacTTTTCCACATAGGTTTTTCTGCATacattttgactcgactccgattcCCGGCCGGATTCGGGttgaatcaagctcatttcaattcagatatataaagaattgaagcAAACTTCATGtcaatgtagtagtctacgaacaaacctcattcttgaagtttttattttatgtcaaattgtttggttaaaacattttttttatagaatctcaatatCCAGGTgatttcttaccatttcttcttgaaaacaaaaagatgctgggatgcgacccatactgattacttcccattcccattatttttcgctgcacaaaattgttttggagataaaatcatgttgtattcgtaaaatattcgagttttctgtttttttgatttataaaaaaaaaaccgttaattggatttttttcaaacaatatatttctttggtatcacattacagtatataatactaaatttaattcaagtctttagcgttttatgttcgtaagatattaagattttaaacaaaatcttcaccttttttttaaactgctatggttaaaaacctttcacgcaattttcttaagagccctttccttccttattatatgtatacaaaaatttatttgaagtcgatatctcttctggttcttaagatgtggagaacgaaaaaaacgtcgcgaacgtacggacgtacgtacgcacgcacgcacagacatctttcttaaaatcttttatttcgaccttgaaacgtcgagaaatgtcaaaattttcaatttgacaaatcggatccattacaataacttcctatgggaaattaaaaatctggctactgacGATGgatttttttgggaattttctactatactatttctAGAATACCAAAAAACACGTTAAttgaatatataatttttattaatacaatttttttatattctctcATATCAGTTTTACTTTCGATGATCAACTCTCAATGACAAAAGCTATAACCAACCTGTAGAAAAGATTCCAATAATTggttttaatgataaaaaccaatgaaagctataacgtACAAATTTTAATCGCACGATACATGCATCAACAATGCAtagacatttaatttttaagctgCCAACAGCTTTTCCTTATTTGAGCGAATTATACTTCTTTTCAATAcaattgaacaaaaacaaagtttttatatttttcaatttgtaaaaattgattaacaatGTTACGGCAAATAAGggaaataagtttcaagccaatataaTTTATCATTCCGAAGATATTGGAACCAtaattatatcaattttttttattaaaaacagttttttcagtttttaacgATTTCTTCATAATATAGCCAAAcactttaagttaaaatataatgcAATTTTATGACATTAATTGTTTGTGAGTTATTTGGGGcccaaatattaaatatttatactttttagcACTGCTGATGGAATTTCTTTAGTCTTTTTTCACACGAAAAAAAGTATTCCGGACTTTTTCTTGAAGAACATAATACTtttcaacttaatttgtttCCACGTATTGGACGATAAAATAATCCCATATATCACTTTAAGAGGtttcaaaaaaaggttaatAAATATCTTGATACAGAAATTATACCATCACAAAGTACACACTCATTATCACTTGATTATTATCCAACTAATAAATTGTCCATGTCTCTCCCGTTTAATTGTACTAACCTCTCCACAACCGGTCTTTTCTTATCACCCATATATTTCAAACCATGGATTGTAGTGTCATCTagatattccaaaaatattcctTTAGCTGCTTGAAAATGTTGTCCATAATTCATACTTCTTTCAATGCCATCATTatccaaaactatatttttatcatttgaaatatttatttttttacttaggAATCTactcaattttgatttttcgactctaaaaatagaattttaaataaaaaagttataggaaaaaattgaagatattacTCTTCTAACCGTTTTAAACTTTGTCTTCGCCATAGTTTTCTAGacataatttatataaagaGAATTAAAATGTTCCGACTTCAACGACTTTGCAATAACTAaggtttatatttctgaaatgatTGGGTCTTTATAGCGAAAAATATGTACTGAACGTACATATACTCATTTGCTTACGCATATTAggtattataattaaaaatatccaaaataaatgacattttttgtatcTCAAAAGAATTCCCTAACGTAACTACATATATAGCTTTCATTCAAATTGGTATCATCTTTTAACTCATTCAAGGACATAGGTGAGTCCCAGTTAAAAATTTAGATGACGATGTCGTTCGTCTGGTTTTTTAACCCAATTATAGAAGACAGTTGCTCGTATATTCACaaaggaataatattttatttcaaatggaattctacaaaaatgtatagaaaTATTCACGGAATGTCAAAAATAATCTAGGTCAACAAAAATCTGACTAGGGACCTATTTAAGCACTGATATGTTGGGAAGGATTATTTTTCAGCTAATGTGTTCATTCATGACATTAGTGACTGTCTGACGATTTAACATATATAGCATTGTCAAAGTGGGACAGTGATCTTAAAAGCGTTATTtagcttttttaaagaaatacatGTCCTGCTGTATATAAAAttatcctttaaaaataaaaaaaaatattttgttccttaaacaatttttgaaaaattccaagtctagaaatattgaatttcagaTTTGACTTTAAATTCACTTCCAATATCGCTCTAAAACTGTCCAAAAACTATATCaccattttattgtttatttttaaataaaaacgtttatttcctctttttttaatattttcataaaataaaatagaaacacataaAAGAGTAATTTACTAACAATCTATA
This window of the Eupeodes corollae chromosome 3, idEupCoro1.1, whole genome shotgun sequence genome carries:
- the LOC129950745 gene encoding pickpocket protein 28-like; the protein is MNYGQHFQAAKGIFLEYLDDTTIHGLKYMGDKKRPVVERIVWVCALVLSILICCYLITNIWDKRYNTPVIVHFDEKLTSVWEIPFPSVTICPETKTHVNIFNYTDIYWKLNWNNNTKMKYYWEAISQTCLYRKLDYGKLFANVSQLISAIDDTAPGLRETLYSCTWRQTRIVCDKYYKTLTEEGLCFTFNGLNPKDIYRPEALVDGVFSENNYNPNIEWNLENGYNSEAGQNTFPFRVLGSGNKESLFLWLSDKKVDDDLLCRGPVQGFKVILHTPGELPQVSKTFLNIPFDQAVSVSIKPKIMRTSEGLRHYDPEMRKCFYQNERYLRYFKHYTQANCEHECLSNHTRKQCGCVKFSMPRNSTDVVCGAKSIKCLLRVERGLLVKNFEEGSHAFQQSENSKNCNCLPSCISIQYKAEMEHQTAFDYAHFIRALSTESMQRASSVDPGIRSARLTIYFKEAVFNALRRSELYNTTQFIANCGGLLGLFMGVSILSLVELVYFFTIRLWVNLRMRRKTKRDNFEFVEK